CTGCCAATTGATAGCGCGAGAGGCAAGAGCCATCCGCGTGTAAAAAGAAGGGACCCTGTTTACGTGGGCGAATGTTCGAATAGGCAGCCATGTCCTTAACTGGACAAGGGCCCGGGGTTGCGGAGGCCTGCATGGAAATGCACGTGCTCTTTGCTAGCTGATCTGTTTTGGAACGCCGTAACCTGACCAATAGGGTCTGGCCACACACCTGGACATCACCCACCTGTAGGGGCCTGTCACCACAGTCAACCCGTGAAGGAGAGACAATCTCTCCGCTGCGGAAGGCCCCAAAAAAGGCCAAGCTAAAGGCTGCCCTAAAAAGACTGATCTCGAAGGGAGATGAACAAATGTGAGGGAGGGTCGCAAAGATGTTTGCGAGCAGTTTCAGAGAAATAGGCAGCCGCGTGTCCTTGACCTTAGGGGTCATCCGCACCCACCCTTTTATGGCCTGCCGGACCAAAAAGGTCCCTGTGGTGTCTGGGATGCCAGAGGCTTTGCAATAAAAAGATACTGCTGCCAAATGAGAACGCATAGTTGTGGGGGAACGCCCCATTTCACGCAGATGGGCGAGATAAGTCAAAAGGGAAGTTTCACTGACTGTAGGGCCCGCCTGGCCCTTCTGAGCCTCCTGAAATCCAAAGAAAGCCTGGAGGGCTCCCTGATAAGCCCGCCGAGTTGTTGGTGCCAGCGATCCTAGCACTGCTTCCGCGACTGCGTTCTCCCAAGGGCCCAAAGCTCCTGTGGAAAAGGTTCCGGAACCAAGGATGCTGTAGGTGCCAGTTGCCGAAACCTCTCCATCTGCATCCTGGAGAGGGCATCCGCGATGACGTTGTCCACGCCTGGGATGTGCTGAGCCAGAAAAGAGATGTTATTGACCAAAGATATCGTTACAAACCGTCTAACCAAGCGCATATCCCGCTCAGAGCGAGAAGATTGCCGATTAATTACTCTGACCACCGCTTGGTTGTCGCACCAAAAGACCACCTTGCAGTTAGAGAACTGCCTCCGCCAAAGGTGTAGAGCCACTAATATCGGAAAGAACTCTAAGAAGGTCAAGTCTCTGCCCAGACCGCTGTCCACCCAATCCTGGGGCCAAAGCTGGGCACACCACTGTCCTTTAAAGAAAACCCCAAAGCCTAAACTTCCCGAGGCATCAGAGTGGACCTGTAGAGCAGCCTCAGGTGTTATACGTTCCTGCCAAAGGGAAGTCCCATTAAAGTGACTTAGAAATTCCTGCCATACCCCCAGGTCCTCCTTGATGCCCCGGGTCAGCCTGATATGGTGGTGGGAGGCGGAAACTCCCCGGGTGGCCTGTGCCAAGTGAGCGCAAAATGGTCTGCTGGGGGAAACTACCTGACAAGCGAAATTTAAATGGCCCAGCAGCTTCTGGATCTCTTTCAGTTTACATTTGGGTTTTGCCGCTAAGGTAGAGATTAATTCTCTAATTGCTGACAGCTTGTCTAGTGGGAGGCTAGATGTGCCTTTTTTGGTGTCTAACAATATCCCCAGGTAGGTCAATGACTGTGACGGTCTTTCGGTCTTTTCTGGGGCCAAAGGGACACCCAGTTCCGCAGCTAAAGTCTGGA
The sequence above is drawn from the Sphaerodactylus townsendi isolate TG3544 unplaced genomic scaffold, MPM_Stown_v2.3 scaffold_1420, whole genome shotgun sequence genome and encodes:
- the LOC125424902 gene encoding uncharacterized protein LOC125424902; the encoded protein is MRMRNPVLRRSKRQGRLASTGARRQHVRDLGGTKHGSKARHRSSRHRSSSSSSSTHPRRGQRHRGCPLQDADGEVSATGTYSILGSGTFSTGALGPWENAVAEAVLGSLAPTTRRAYQGALQAFFGFQEAQKGQAGPTVSETSLLTYLAHLREMGRSPTTMRSHLAAVSFYCKASGIPDTTGTFLVRQAIKGWVRMTPKVKDTRLPISLKLLANIFATLPHICSSPFEISLFRAAFSLAFFGAFRSGEIVSPSRVDCGDRPLQVGDVQVCGQTLLVRLRRSKTDQLAKSTCISMQASATPGPCPVKDMAAYSNIRPRKQGPFFLHADGSCLSRYQLAAILRLCLSAIHLPVASYGLHSFRIGAASTVSGLGAPVSRIMEVGRWRSKAYRTYIRPFPQH